The following coding sequences are from one Shewanella eurypsychrophilus window:
- a CDS encoding Mor transcription activator family protein: protein MSQSERSAAFLVDMLIHTETMLTEFGIEKDKAAEMAQNIVDQLRQTYGGEQFYFPRGDSLDVTLSHHKIYAKFRGHNHVQLSKEFDVSVTHIYRVVKAIQSAEAARRQPGLF from the coding sequence ATGAGTCAGAGTGAACGTTCAGCAGCTTTTCTCGTAGATATGCTAATCCATACCGAAACCATGCTGACAGAGTTTGGAATTGAGAAAGATAAAGCTGCAGAAATGGCTCAGAATATTGTTGACCAGCTCCGCCAGACATACGGTGGTGAGCAGTTCTATTTCCCACGAGGTGACAGCTTAGATGTGACACTTTCCCATCACAAGATTTATGCCAAATTCAGAGGCCACAATCATGTTCAGTTATCGAAAGAGTTTGATGTTTCGGTGACTCATATATATCGAGTGGTGAAGGCTATTCAAAGTGCAGAAGCGGCGCGACGTCAACCAGGTTTGTTTTAG
- a CDS encoding gp16 family protein codes for MKKQFKPKSWYIKMIHIGKRQLKIDEQSYRANLLLLTGKRSCLDMEILDLVKVLEFLKSKGFKFKAGKATKSAKRAAPTQLDKLRYIWITMNKQDFLKDGSDNALNNWSMGQTKRLNDGTAIAKLEWLQPNMLNALIEQLKNWHIRMLNEAIDHQYPAVALLSQEGQLSPENYQAFVELDEKLRAKRTQESLSGVYNALSLILSNDNSAPKQAGD; via the coding sequence ATGAAAAAGCAATTTAAGCCAAAGTCCTGGTACATCAAGATGATCCATATTGGTAAGAGGCAGTTAAAAATTGATGAGCAGTCCTACCGCGCTAATCTATTACTGCTGACGGGTAAGCGATCTTGCCTGGATATGGAGATTTTAGATCTCGTTAAGGTGTTGGAGTTTCTCAAGTCTAAAGGCTTTAAATTTAAGGCTGGTAAAGCAACTAAATCTGCCAAGAGAGCCGCTCCGACTCAGCTTGATAAGTTGCGTTATATCTGGATAACCATGAACAAGCAGGACTTTTTAAAAGATGGTTCTGATAACGCCCTAAACAACTGGAGTATGGGGCAAACCAAACGCCTAAACGATGGCACTGCCATCGCTAAGTTGGAATGGCTACAGCCCAACATGCTAAATGCACTGATTGAGCAACTGAAGAACTGGCATATCCGCATGCTAAACGAGGCTATCGATCATCAATATCCAGCTGTGGCTCTATTAAGCCAGGAGGGACAACTTTCACCGGAGAACTATCAAGCCTTCGTTGAACTCGATGAAAAGCTTAGGGCTAAAAGAACTCAAGAGTCACTAAGTGGTGTTTACAACGCTTTAAGCCTGATTTTATCAAACGACAATTCAGCACCAAAGCAAGCTGGTGATTAA
- a CDS encoding YkgJ family cysteine cluster protein, producing MNNDRETIARLRERIPTFECTPGCHDCCGPVTTSSTEMSRLPVKTDAEHEAALNEFNCVHLGPKGCKVYEQRPLICRVFGTTPRMPCPNGCRPQEMIDTETEREIHHFIANTRQVLV from the coding sequence ATGAACAATGACCGAGAAACAATCGCACGTCTGCGCGAGCGTATTCCAACCTTTGAATGTACGCCAGGCTGTCATGATTGTTGTGGACCAGTAACCACCTCTTCAACTGAAATGTCGCGTCTACCAGTGAAGACGGATGCCGAACATGAAGCCGCATTAAATGAATTTAATTGCGTACACTTGGGGCCTAAGGGTTGCAAGGTGTACGAGCAACGTCCGTTGATCTGCCGAGTGTTTGGCACCACACCGCGTATGCCCTGCCCAAATGGTTGTCGACCACAAGAGATGATTGACACAGAAACTGAGCGTGAGATCCATCATTTCATCGCAAATACACGACAAGTGTTGGTGTAA
- the trpB gene encoding tryptophan synthase subunit beta: MSKLEFAPMPDNQGFFGEYGGQIIPPELKVAMDAINQAYEEIRQTQGFQDELMQLFQDYVGRPSPIYHAKRLSDQLGGAQIYLKREDLNHTGAHKINHCLGEALLAKFMNKKKVIAETGAGQHGVALATACALVGIPCEIHMGQVDIEKEHPNVTKMKILGCKLIAVTQGTATLKDAVDSAFVEYMKDPKDYFYAIGSVVGPHPFPKMVRDFQSIIGREAREQFLQKFNKLPDIITACVGGGSNAIGLFTAFLDDSEVKIVGVEPAGKGLDTTEHSATLTLGTPGAIHGFKCYLLQDEAGEPLPVHSIASGLDYPGVGPQHCYLKDIERAEYDSVTDEECLNAFMTLSRVEGIIPALESAHAVAWAMREAAKLPKDKQILVNLSGRGDKDADYVADKLGL; the protein is encoded by the coding sequence ATGAGCAAGTTAGAATTCGCACCCATGCCTGACAATCAAGGTTTCTTTGGTGAGTATGGTGGCCAGATTATTCCGCCTGAGTTAAAGGTTGCGATGGATGCGATTAATCAAGCCTACGAAGAGATCCGACAGACTCAAGGCTTCCAGGATGAGCTCATGCAGCTGTTCCAGGACTATGTGGGTCGTCCAAGCCCTATCTATCATGCCAAGCGCCTTAGCGACCAACTCGGCGGTGCACAGATCTATCTCAAGCGTGAAGATCTTAATCACACAGGTGCTCATAAGATTAATCACTGCCTCGGTGAAGCATTACTCGCTAAATTCATGAACAAGAAAAAGGTGATTGCCGAAACGGGGGCGGGTCAACATGGTGTCGCACTTGCCACTGCCTGCGCATTAGTGGGGATCCCGTGTGAAATCCATATGGGTCAGGTCGATATAGAAAAAGAGCACCCGAATGTCACTAAAATGAAAATTTTAGGCTGTAAGCTAATCGCCGTTACCCAAGGTACAGCTACCTTAAAAGATGCTGTCGACAGCGCCTTTGTCGAATACATGAAGGATCCGAAAGATTATTTCTATGCCATTGGTTCAGTGGTAGGTCCTCATCCTTTCCCTAAGATGGTGCGTGATTTTCAGAGCATTATCGGCCGTGAGGCCAGAGAGCAGTTCCTACAAAAATTTAATAAACTCCCCGATATCATCACTGCTTGCGTCGGAGGCGGTTCGAACGCTATCGGCCTGTTCACTGCATTTCTCGATGATAGTGAGGTGAAGATCGTCGGTGTTGAACCCGCGGGAAAAGGGCTAGATACCACAGAGCATTCAGCCACGCTTACGTTAGGCACGCCGGGCGCCATTCATGGTTTTAAATGCTATCTGTTACAAGATGAAGCGGGTGAGCCACTACCTGTTCACTCCATCGCCTCAGGATTAGATTATCCGGGAGTGGGCCCACAACACTGCTACCTTAAAGACATTGAGCGTGCTGAATATGATTCAGTTACCGATGAGGAGTGTTTAAATGCTTTTATGACGCTGTCGCGGGTCGAGGGGATTATCCCAGCTCTGGAAAGTGCTCATGCAGTGGCTTGGGCCATGCGCGAAGCGGCTAAATTGCCAAAAGATAAACAGATCTTAGTTAACCTATCTGGACGAGGGGATAAAGACGCCGACTATGTCGCCGACAAGCTAGGCCTATAA
- a CDS encoding DUF3164 family protein produces MNEAVAVPAGFKRDAKGNLVAMSNIKAIDLIRDELVGKLSGLAAKQQVQMRDFKASIIDELSAFVDLSAEEYQIKLGGKKGNITLMNFDSTLKVQIAVSEQLQFDERLQVAKQLVDECIHAWSDGANDRIRTLVEHAFQVDKEGQVSTARILGLRKLDMEDERWDRAMKAIADSIQVTDSKSYIRFYQRRNTDDAWQAVSLDIAAL; encoded by the coding sequence ATGAATGAAGCAGTAGCGGTACCAGCAGGTTTTAAGCGTGATGCCAAAGGCAACCTAGTTGCCATGAGTAATATCAAAGCCATTGACCTGATACGTGATGAGTTGGTGGGTAAGTTGTCTGGCTTAGCCGCTAAGCAACAGGTGCAGATGCGTGACTTTAAGGCGTCAATCATTGATGAGCTAAGTGCATTTGTGGACCTGTCAGCCGAAGAGTACCAGATTAAACTTGGCGGCAAAAAAGGCAATATCACTCTGATGAATTTTGACAGCACCTTGAAGGTTCAGATTGCGGTGAGTGAGCAGCTGCAATTTGATGAGCGTCTGCAGGTGGCTAAGCAGTTAGTCGATGAGTGCATACATGCCTGGTCTGATGGTGCAAACGACCGCATCCGAACTTTAGTAGAACACGCCTTTCAGGTCGATAAAGAGGGCCAAGTGTCGACAGCCAGAATTTTAGGTTTACGTAAACTCGATATGGAAGATGAACGCTGGGATCGCGCCATGAAAGCCATTGCCGATTCGATTCAGGTGACCGACAGTAAATCTTATATCCGCTTCTATCAACGCCGCAACACAGACGATGCATGGCAAGCGGTATCACTCGATATAGCAGCACTTTAG
- a CDS encoding TerC family protein, which translates to MLELFLLPETWVVLATLFALEIVLGVDNLVFISVLCERLPKEKREMARNLGISLAVISRIGLVFSISWIMTLTKPLFSVADMAFTGSELILILGGLFLLLKSLKELWSWLVSHAEVNQSNYAKTGLAVILLQIVAVDAVFSMDSVITAVGLTNEVPIMVAAILSSAVVMVLIAGKINNLILAYPGFKTLALLFLVLLGGLLIVEGFGVHVNKGYVYFAMAFGLIIELCHVLLKKKRSKPLQIKRKLKVRFKIPAKSKIITVNKAVEA; encoded by the coding sequence ATGTTAGAACTCTTCTTACTGCCCGAAACTTGGGTTGTGCTTGCCACATTATTTGCATTGGAAATTGTCTTAGGTGTCGATAACTTAGTCTTTATCTCAGTACTTTGTGAGCGCTTGCCCAAAGAGAAGCGTGAGATGGCGCGTAATTTAGGCATCTCACTAGCCGTTATTTCACGTATTGGTCTGGTATTCTCAATTTCGTGGATCATGACACTGACTAAACCGTTATTTTCTGTCGCGGATATGGCCTTTACCGGTAGCGAGTTAATTCTGATTTTAGGTGGTCTATTCTTGCTACTTAAAAGCTTAAAGGAGCTTTGGTCTTGGCTGGTTAGCCATGCTGAGGTGAATCAATCTAACTATGCTAAAACAGGTTTAGCGGTCATTCTATTGCAGATTGTTGCTGTCGATGCCGTGTTTTCGATGGACTCGGTGATCACTGCGGTGGGGCTTACCAATGAAGTGCCTATCATGGTTGCAGCTATCCTCTCATCTGCAGTTGTTATGGTGTTGATTGCAGGTAAGATCAATAATTTGATTCTAGCTTATCCTGGCTTTAAAACCTTGGCGCTGCTGTTCCTTGTTTTATTAGGAGGACTATTGATAGTGGAAGGTTTTGGTGTGCACGTGAACAAGGGTTATGTTTACTTTGCGATGGCATTTGGTTTGATTATTGAGCTTTGTCATGTGCTATTAAAAAAGAAGCGAAGCAAACCGCTGCAGATTAAGCGCAAGCTTAAGGTCAGATTTAAAATACCTGCTAAAAGTAAAATAATAACTGTGAATAAAGCTGTTGAAGCCTAG